In a single window of the Natator depressus isolate rNatDep1 chromosome 24, rNatDep2.hap1, whole genome shotgun sequence genome:
- the S100A14 gene encoding protein S100-A14 produces the protein MGQCHCHKKRKDSQELTDVERAIEIVINNFHRYAVKGRKECLTPNELRELVVHQLPQLSQHVCSLDEKIECLGDPDEAKLEFGEYWAIIGEAAKGCRVKK, from the exons GACAGCCAGGAGCTAACCGACGTGGAGAGGGCGATCGAGATCGTGATCAACAACTTCCACCGCTACGCGGTGAAGGGGCGGAAGGAGTGCCTGACCCCCAACGAGCTCAGGGAGCTGGTGGTGCATCAGCTGCCTCAGCTATCGCAG CATGTCTGCTCGCTGGATGAGAAGATCGAGTGCCTTGGGGACCCTGATGAGGCCAAGCTGGAGTTCGGCGAGTACTGGGCCATCATCGGGGAGGCAGCCAAAGGCTGCCGAGTGAAGAAGTAA